The following coding sequences are from one Clarias gariepinus isolate MV-2021 ecotype Netherlands chromosome 19, CGAR_prim_01v2, whole genome shotgun sequence window:
- the specc1lb gene encoding cytospin-A has protein sequence MKKASRPTGASSKTTAAPKPTSKVEPSGSMGTGGKSTTKNQNSAILSKTKSNDDLATMSGGSGGASVGSNSTTTTRSKRSTSSTQNNTETKTKTNSGSSGRRGMSSGVKEPGVTREKTSTTKKQAGPSNSVASKRSRCRTSTESDTQTSKLRYDISNKAMLESRVKDLLGLAKSKDLEILHLRSELRGMRAQLGLEDQEAPDQDEQCEAELPQEREVVSGISAADVESTLLLLQDQNHGIRGELNLLKSENRMLKDRLNALGFSLEQRLDSPEKGLRCASLSPEPTTSGGGSSSGGDGGTRTSSTEGSARGSTEDLLSEARRVGSPDVPDSECSEPCQAVMSSDDALDAPSGCGSSSESEGGSPGRRRSRRGSSGNASEVSVACLTERIHQMEESQHSTSEELQATLQELADLQQIAQELSAENERLGEERAILVDSLRQQGERLELYSRQLDYLRGLLDEHRVAYAKDDEDAKSSRFMELERRYTELNENSRLEREQLLGVQQQLSSALKMAEQENAEAQGLMGALKERVHLAERAAELERREREATAVELDAMRMQSEDEQTELARCRLQLEQERQRVAQLLSIQGGGDKTDIRHLLDGERLDKERAESKAAELQEELGHTRNEAAQLQDAVRKLESDFQSFRDDVQKQLTEQKRVLAQQCSELEEKDTEIADMKETIFELEDEVEQHRAVKLHDNLIISDLENSIKKLHDQKYDMEKEIKTLHRKLREESAEWRQFQADLQTAVVIANDIKSEAQEEIGDLRRRLQEAQEKNEKISKELDELKSKKQDEERGRVYNYMNAVERDLAALRQGMGLSRRSSTSSEPSPTVKTLIKSFDSASQGPIPTSPASSVPAVVAAAISRTPLSPSPMKTPPAAAVSPIQRHTISTPKALSSLVDKRGSYPELSMPVSRRSSEELKRDLSVTDSPNPASIITLGSASPQLSLSSNSSSPTASVTPTTRGRLREERKDPLAALAREYGGSKRNALLRWCQKKTEGYQNIDITNFSSSWNDGLAFCAVLHTYLPAHIPYQELNSQDKRRNFTLAFQAAESVGIKSTLDISEMVHTERPDWQSVMTYVTSIYKYFET, from the exons ATGAAAAAGGCGAGCAGGCCCACAGGTGCCTCCAGCAAAACCACCGCAGCCCCTAAACCCACAAGCAAAGTGGAGCCTAGTGGCAGTATGGGCACTGGAGGAAAGAGCACCACCAAGAACCAAAACTCAGCCATTCTCTCTAAG ACAAAGAGCAATGATGACCTTGCAACAATGAGCGGAGGAAGTGGAGGAGCCTCAGTGGGCAGCAACAGCACCACTACCACAAGAAGCAAGAGGAGCACCAGCTCCACTCAGAACAACACTGAGACAAAGACCAAGACCAACTCGG GTTCCTCAGGAAGGCGTGGAATGTCCTCTGGAGTAAAGGAACCTGGAGTGACACGTGAAAAAACCAGCACTACCAAAAAGCAAGCTGGACCCTCTAACTCTGTGGCTTCGAAGCGCTCTCGCTGTCGCACATCAACTGAGTCTGATACACAGACGAGCAAATTGCGCTATGATATCAGCAATAAAGCAATGCTGGAGTCAAGGGTAAAGGACTTGTTGGGCTTGGCCAAAAGCAAAGACCTTGAGATCCTGCACTTGCGTTCTGAGTTGCGTGGAATGAGGGCTCAGCTTGGCCTTGAGGACCAGGAAGCCCCTGACCAAGATGAGCAGTGTGAGGCTGAACTGCCACAGGAGAGGGAAGTTGTATCTGGGATAAGCGCTGCTGATGTGGAGTCGACCCTGCTGTTACTGCAGGATCAGAACCATGGCATTCGAGGGGAGCTCAACTTGCTGAAGAGTGAGAACCGAATGTTAAAGGACAGACTAAATGCTCTAGGATTCTCACTAGAGCAGCGtctggacagtcctgagaaaggACTGCGCTGTGCCTCTCTCAGTCCTGAGCCAACAACCAGCGGTGGAGGCAGTAGCAGTGGTGGGGATGGAGGGACACGAACCTCCTCAACTGAGGGTTCAGCCAGGGGTTCAACTGAGGATCTTCTGTCAGAAGCAAGGCGAGTAGGGTCTCCAGATGTTCCAGACAGTGAGTGCAGTGAGCCTTGCCAGGCTGTGATGTCCAGTGATGATGCCTTGGATGCACCATCTGGTTGTGGTTCTTCTTCAGAGTCAGAAGGTGGCTCACCGGGCAGAAGGCGGTCACGCAGAGGAAGTAGTGGCAATGCTAGTGAGGTCTCTGTGGCCTGTCTGACTGAGCGCATCCACCAGATGGAGGAAAGCCAACACAGTACTTCAGAAGAGTTACAGGCCACACTGCAGGAGCTTGCAGATCTTCAACAGATTGCACAGGAGTTGAGTGCAGAGAATGAACGCCTGGGCGAAGAGCGTGCCATCTTGGTAGACTCACTGCGCCAGCAAGGTGAGCGGCTGGAACTCTACAGCCGACAACTGGACTACTTGCGTGGCCTGCTGGATGAGCACCGTGTAGCTTATGCCAAAGACGATGAGGATGCCAAGAGCAGTCGATTCATGGAGCTGGAGAGGCGCTACACTGAGTTAAATGAGAACTCGCGGCTTGAGAGAGAGCAGCTTCTTGGTGTGCAGCAGCAGCTGAGCAGTGCACTGAAGATGGCAGAGCAGGAGAATGCTGAGGCGCAGGGCCTAATGGGAGCTTTGAAAGAACGTGTGCACCTGGCTGAAAGGGCTGCCGAGCTAGAACGAAGAGAACGTGAAGCCACTGCTGTTGAGCTTGATGCCATGAGGATGCAGTCCGAGGATGAGCAGACTGAACTAGCTCGCTGTCGGCTCCAGCTGGaacaggagagacagagagtcgCCCAACTCCTCTCCATCCAGGGTGGCGGGGACAAGACTGACATACGCCACCTGCTGGACGGTGAAAGATTAGACAAAGAGCGAGCTGAAAGCAAAGCAGCAGAGCTGCAGGAGGAACTGGGGCACACTCGCAATGAGGCAGCTCAGCTTCAGGATGCAGttagaaag CTGGAATCAGATTTCCAGTCTTTCCGGGATGATGTGCAAAAACAACTAACGGAGCAGAAGCGTGTTCTGGCGCAGCAGTGCTCCGAGCTGGAGGAGAAGGACACTGAGATTGCCGACATGAAAGAAACCATCTTCGAGCTGGAGGACGAGGTGGAGCAGCATCGAGCTGTCAAACTCCACGACAACCTCATCATCTCTGATCTGGAGA ATTCTATTAAAAAACTTCATGATCAAAAATATGACATGGAAAAAGAGATCAAAACACTTCACCGTAAACTGCGG GAGGAGTCAGCAGAGTGGAGACAGTTCCAGGCCGATCTCCAGACTGCTGTGGTCATTGCCAACGACATTAAATCTGAGGCTCAGGAGGAGATCGGTGACCTGCGGCGCCGCCTACAGGAAGCTCAGGAGAAGAACGAAAAAATAAGCAAAGAGTTGGACGAGCTCAAGAGCAAGAA GCAGGATGAGGAACGTGGGCGTGTCTATAATTACATGAACGCAGTAGAGAGAGACCTGGCTGCACTGAGACAGGGCATGGGCCTCAGCCGCCGTTCCTCCACATCATCAGAGCCCTCACCCACAGTCAAAACCCTCATTAAGAGCTTCGACAGCGCCTCCCAAG gcCCTATTCCCACCAGTCCAGCATCCTCTGTTCCGGCTGTAGTCGCTGCTGCTATTTCTCGAACTCCACTCAGCCCAAGTCCAATGAAAACCCCCCCAGCTGCTGCTGTGTCCCCCATTCAG AGACACACAATCAGCACACCCAAAGCCCTCTCCTCACTGGTAGATAAGAGGGGCAGCTACCCGGAGCTCAGTATGCCGG TTTCTCGCAGGAGCAGTGAGGAGCTAAAGAGGGACCTGTCAGTCACTGATTCACCAAACCCTGCTTCAATCATCACGTTAGGCTCCGCCTCCCCCCAGCTGTCTCTGTCGTCAAACTCCTCCTCCCCCACTGCTTCAGTCACGCCCACTACACGTGGCCGTCTGCG AGAGGAGAGAAAGGACCCCCTCGCAGCTCTGGCCAGAGAATACGGAGGATCGAAGAGAAACGCTCTCCTCAGGTGGTGTCAGAAGAAAACGGAAGGTTATCAG AATATAGACATCACTAATTTTAGCAGCAGTTGGAATGATGGTCTGGCTTTCTGCGCTGTGCTGCACACGTACCTGCCAGCTCATATCCCTTACCAGGAGCTCAACAGCCAGGACAAG aggAGAAATTTCACGTTGGCCTTCCAGGCAGCAGAAAGCGTGGGCATTAAATCTACACTC GACATCAGTGAGATGGTCCACACGGAGAGACCTGATTGGCAGAGTGTGATGACGTACGTCACCTCCATCTATAAATATTTCGAAACCTGA